CTCCACCTGGTGTTGATGGATATTGAACTCCCCGGCATGAACGGACTGACGGCGACCCGAAAAATCAAGAAATTGTGTCCCCGGACAGAGGTGCTTATTCTGACCATCCATGAGGATATCCGCTATCAGGATGAAGCCGCAGCCGCCGGGGCCGGCTCCTTTTTACCCAAGAGGGAAATGTACAAAAGGCTCGTTCCGATGATGGAAATCATTCTGGCTAAAGTAAAGGCCAATTAAAAGAATTGATTTAGATCAGAATTGATTCACCCCAGAGACACAGAGGGCACAGAGAATTTGTCTCGGTGCCCTCTGTATCTCTGTGGTGAAAAGGGGTTTCAAACGTTAAAAGTGTTACGAAAGGAGAGGACCATGATCTTCGATTACCGAATGGATAGAAAAAAGAGCAATGATTCTGCGAGTCAATGGCTGAGGATTAACCGGAAGGCAATAATCGACTACCCTTTCCAGCCCGGGAAGTTGAAGATAACGGGCGAAGCCTGTCTCAAACGTCACCAGGCGGCTCGAAGGAATAACTCTGAGCCCGGTAAGGCCGACGATCTTTTCCATTATTTTGTCTCGAAAGGATTGGCCCTTTGTGAACGGTGTCCTCTTGTAGAATCAAGGCCTTCATAGATAAGGAACGATCTCTTGGATCTTCCCGTTACGATTTTACATATAGACCGGGAATATCAAATTTCTTACTGGATTATCCGGGACAAGGTCAAAATTACCTCCAGGGTTACCTTGCCCCAGGCCATAGAGCTTTTAAAAAGTATTGAATTTAACCTGATCCTATCAGAGCCCCATAATCTGGCCATTTTACATGAATCCCCTAAAGCCGATGGCCTGAAGGAGTAAGGTTTTGGAAGGTATTTTGAATTCTTTGTCTTGCAACTTGATTTTAATCAACTTCGTAGGGCAACTGAAAATGGCCGGCGACAATTCCAGGCACGGTGATGTCTTCATCCAGAGATTCCCAGCGCAGTGCATATCCGTTCAGGCGTAGGGTAACTTCCTTCAGTTGTTCTTCCGAGGCCTTGGACAGGACCTTGAAGCGATTGGCAGGAAAACCGATGATGCGGCCATCTGTCAACTCAACAAAAATTGTCCTTTTTTCGGCCCAGACACGGATGGCAATCGGTTCGACAGGTTCATTTTTAGCGGCTAAAGTGGTCATAAAATAAGTTAATCCTGATTATAGAGTTTTGTCAAGAAGAGAAATATAAGATGAATCAGAATGAAACCGAAGTCATCGAAATGAAACTTCTCCTGGATGGGATATTGGAGAAGTATGGCTATGGTTGGAGCTTGGAGAAAATCTGTTCATATATATCATATTGTGCATCCCTGCCCAATTTTTTGTGCAATTCATGCCGGAGGTACAGAGGGATGGTAAGACTATACATGAGGCAACCGTTTGAAATTTAAATGTTATCATGACTGAGACGGGTTTTGGTATGTTTCTTGCCAATCTTATCTTTAGTATTTCATGGGAAGAGAAGGGCATTTTAATATGATCCTATCTTTTTCCCCGAATAGGTCCGTCCGGAAACTATGGAACCATAGTTTAAACTATAAGGCCCTGTCCATGAATATGAGACAGGGTTTTTGGTTTTTGAATAGATCCGTCGTGTCGGGGGTATGATATGGAGGCACTGAAGAAACTGGTTTTATTTCATCTGGATGAACAAAAATTCGCCCTTGACCTGAATGTTGTGGAAAGGGGCATTCGTGTAGTGGAAATTACTTCCGTGCCCAAGGCACCCCCCTTCGTATCAGGGGTCATCAATATGAGCGGTCGGATCATCCCCGTGCTTAATACCCGGGCCTTGCTTGGTCTCCCGGATAAAGAGATCGGGCTGGACGATCATCTGCTCATCGCCTGGGCCGCCGGCTTCAAGGTCGCCCTGTTAATGGATGAAGTCATCGGTGTAATAGATTTCAACCCTCAGAAGTTTACTGCCTCAGGAGGGATTTTCCCCGAAATCGGGAAAGTGGAAGGTACTGTGCGGTTAGAGGGAGACATCGTATTCATTTATGACCTCAAGGGGTTCGTTTTCAGAGATGATTTGTCGGCCCTCACCAAAGAGATGTCAAGGGAGACCAGCCCTGCGATAACCGCAACGGAACCCGGGATGGTTGAATATGTTTAATCCTGAAGAAATATTGCCCGGACCACACCTGGCCGATCTCAGCGAAATTATTTCGAAACGGACCGGCCTGAACTTCCCTGAAGAGCGGTGGCCTGATCTGGTCAGAAGCATCCGGGCAGCCGCTCATGATCTCGGGTTCAGTGATACGCAATCGTGTATAGAGGGGCTCTTGTCGGCGTCATTGGAAAAGAATGAAATCGAAATCCTGGCCAGCCACCTGACAGTGGGAGAAACCTATTTTTTCCGGGATGAAAAGCTATTCGAGGCCCTTGAGGAGAATGTTCTCCGACCGTTGATAGACACCAGACGGGGGAAAGATCCCTTCCTGAGCCTGTGGAGCGCCGGGTGTGCCTCGGG
This is a stretch of genomic DNA from Deltaproteobacteria bacterium. It encodes these proteins:
- a CDS encoding response regulator transcription factor, producing KMQPHILIVEDSQPVRKSIREWLGINFPDCLFHEAGSGEEALQLAAKDDLHLVLMDIELPGMNGLTATRKIKKLCPRTEVLILTIHEDIRYQDEAAAAGAGSFLPKREMYKRLVPMMEIILAKVKAN
- a CDS encoding DUF2442 domain-containing protein, coding for MTTLAAKNEPVEPIAIRVWAEKRTIFVELTDGRIIGFPANRFKVLSKASEEQLKEVTLRLNGYALRWESLDEDITVPGIVAGHFQLPYEVD
- a CDS encoding chemotaxis protein CheW — encoded protein: MEALKKLVLFHLDEQKFALDLNVVERGIRVVEITSVPKAPPFVSGVINMSGRIIPVLNTRALLGLPDKEIGLDDHLLIAWAAGFKVALLMDEVIGVIDFNPQKFTASGGIFPEIGKVEGTVRLEGDIVFIYDLKGFVFRDDLSALTKEMSRETSPAITATEPGMVEYV